A portion of the Cryptomeria japonica chromosome 5, Sugi_1.0, whole genome shotgun sequence genome contains these proteins:
- the LOC131043271 gene encoding endoglucanase 16-like: MLHGEYDYKEALSKSILFLEAQRSGKLPKSQRVKWRGDSALTDGQLNGVDLVGGYYDAGDNVKYGLPMAFTITTLAWGALQYQKELKAAGEIQNVRDAIRWGTDYFLKASATPNQIWVQVGDPQADHSCWERPEDMDTPRTLYKIDKDTPGTEIAAETAAALAASSIVFRGSDPHYSHLLLQRSKSLFSFANQYNGSYQGECPFYCSYSGYMDELLWAASWLYKATRSANYSDYIKAQSSLNAYVTEFSWDLKYAGAQVLLTSLYFQGDSQFSGYRSYAESFICSVLPQSPIRSIHRTPGGLMYIRDGVNSQYVTSASLLLSVYSDLLYANNQTITCGNVQFNESHVMNFVKIQADYLLGRNPLNISYMVGYSNNYPEQAHHRGSSIVSIHQHPQKISCGDGFSDWFNRNASNPNLLTGAVVGGPDRNDHFTDIRSQYTMVEPTTYINSPLVGVLAKLYSVTCKKKLLC, translated from the exons ATGCTTCATGGTGAATATGATTACAAAGAGGCTTTATCCAAGTCTATTCTCTTCCTGGAGGCCCAACGATCTGGTAAACTCCCAAAATCTCAACGAGTAAAGTGGAGAGGAGATTCTGCTCTCACAGATGGACAATTGAATGGG GTTGATCTTGTAGGGGGTTACTACGATGCAGGAGATAATGTAAAATATGGGCTTCCCATGGCATTCACTATCACCACACTGGCTTGGGGGGCATTGCAATATCAGAAAGAGTTGAAAGCTGCAGGAGAGATTCAGAATGTAAGGGACGCTATTAGATGGGGCACTGACTACTTTCTCAAGGCTAGTGCAACTCCAAATCAGATATGGGTTCAG GTTGGAGATCCCCAGGCAGATCATAGTTGTTGGGAGCGTCCAGAAGATATGGACACTCCTCGAACTCTTTACAAGATTGATAAGGACACCCCTGGAACAGAAATTGCCGCAGAAACTGCTGCAGCCTTGGCTGCCTCCTCTATTGTTTTCAGAGGCTCAGACCCTCATTATTCACATCTTCTTCTTCAACGTTCTAAGTCG CTTTTttcctttgcaaaccaatataaTGGCTCCTACCAGGGAGAGTGTCCCTTCTATTGTTCTTACTCTGGCTATATG GATGAGCTTCTCTGGGCTGCATCTTGGCTTTACAAAGCTACCAGATCTGCAAACTATTCTGACTATATAAAAGCACAGAGTTCTCTAAATGCATATGTTACTGAATTCAGTTGGGATCTCAAATATGCTGGAGCTCAAGTACTTCTCACCAGT TTGTATTTCCAAGGCGATTCTCAATTCTCGGGCTACAGAAGCTATGCCGAAAGTTTCATCTGTTCAGTTCTTCCACAAAGTCCAATTCGTTCGATTCATAGGACACCAG GAGGGTTGATGTACATTAGAGATGGTGTAAATAGTCAATATGTTACTAGTGCCTCCCTTTTACTCTCAGTCTATAGTGACTTACTATATGCCAATAACCAGACAATTACCTGTGGTAACGTTCAATTCAATGAATCCCATGTTATGAATTTTGTAAAGATACAG GCAGATTATTTATTAGGGAGGAATCCTTTGAATATTTCATATATGGTAGGATATAGTAACAATTATCCAGAGCAAGCACATCATAGAGGATCATCTATAGTTTCTATTCACCAACACCCACAGAAGATCTCATGCGGTGATGGTTTCAGTGACTGGTTCAATAGAAATgcttccaatccaaatctattgacgGGAGCAGTGGTGGGAGGACCAGATAGAAATGACCACTTTACAGATATTAGGTCTCAATATACCATGGTTGAACCTACAACATACATAAACTCTCCTCTTGTTGGAGTTCTTGCAAAACTTTATTCCGTTACTTGCAAGAAGAAATTGTTATGTTGA